One Deinococcus radiopugnans ATCC 19172 genomic window, AAGTAGAGCGGCCGTGGAAGCCGGAACGCCGGCTGTCAGGCAAAGATGCGGGACAGGGCAAGGCATTGACCCGGCCGTTGAACGGTCGGACGGCGCGAGTGTCAGATTAGGGTCTTAGACCTTGATGCCTTGCCAGAATCGCACCTGTTTTTTGCCGTGTTTATCGCGTTGAGATGCGTCTAACCTAACGTCAGGTTGGGGTATACCCCAACTGGACAGGCCCTACTGCCTGTTGTCGTGAACTCTGGGAGTCGATTCAAAACAGATCACGCGACGGTCCGGGCGACGCGCAGGAACCAGGCTACCACTGCGTCAGACGAGCCCAGCTCTGTCAAGAGTCTCATCGCAAATATTGTCAAATATGCTTGACAATCAGCACGGGGTAGTTTACCTTGAGTCAAGCAAGATTGTCATTTAGCCAAGGTAACCAGATCTCTACAGGCCACCTACCACCACAAGGAGCATCAACATGCGACAACTTTTCCTCCCCCTTGCCATCACTGCCCTGACCACCCAGCTTGCCGCGGCCCAAACCACCGATCTGCCCGCCGATCTTCAGGCGCGCTACGACACCTTGCGGCAGGCCTACCTGACGGGCGACCTCCAGACCCTGCGCTCGCTGTATGCGCCGGACGCCACACTGCTGGACGTGACCAACCAGCCCATTCCGCTGGAGGTTGCCCTGGCCGCCTCAACGGCTGAAGCCTTGAAGGTGAACCGGCTGGATATCCGCTTTCAGGATGTGCAGCTCAGCGACGAGAAGGCCACCATCGTCAACCGTCAGGATATGGACGCCGAGAGTGTCATGAACGGCACGCAGGTGCCGCTGCAAGTCACCGCACTTTCAGAAGACGTGTGGCGCAAGGTCAGCGGCCAGTGGCTGATCACGTCCTCGCGCGTGCTGGAAAGCGAGACGCGGGTGGCCGGGCAGGTGATCCGGCAGGTGGCCCCGCCGCTGCTCACCGACGCGCAGCTCGCTGAGCGCCGCACCGCGCTGATGACGGTGGCGCGGCCCATCCGTTCAGTAGCGGCCAACGCACAGAACAGCGACTTCTCCTGGCTGGAGGGGCTGACGCGCGGCGCGCGTCTGATCGGCGCAGGCGAGGGCAGCCACGGCACCGCTGAACATTTTCAGCTCAAGGACCGGCTGTTCCGCGAACTGGTTCAGAAGTATGGGTTCACGGTGTTTGCCATTGAGGCCGACTTCGACGACGGCTACGCCGTGGACCGCTTCGTGCGCGGCGAGGGGCCGAATGACCCGGACGCCGCCACCCGCGCCTTCGACTTCTGGACCTGGAAAACGCAGGAGGTCCGTGACCTGCTGGTTTGGATGCGCCAGTACAACGCCTCGCGGGGAGACAAGCCGGAGCTGCGCGTGGTGGGCATCGACATGCAAGACCCACGCGGCAGCCTTGATCTGCTGGCACAGCTTGCACCGCCGAATGCACAGGTGCAGGCTGCTCTGAAGACGTTGAGCGACGTGACCGCCCGTGACTGGACCACACTGGGGGAAGCGACACCTGAGCGCCGCGCTGTCCTGAAGACGCAGATCATTGGGTTGCAGACAGCCCTGGCCGCCCTGCCAGCCAGCACGCCTCAGCGCGCCACCTTGCTGCACCTGGCTGAAACCCTGCGACAGGGGGCCACGTTCTATGCGGTTCCTAGCACCGACTCGGCCCGGAGCAACCTGATCCGCGACGCGGCCATGTTCGGCAACACCCGCACGGCGCTGGACACCCTGTTCCCCGGTCAGAAAGCCATGCTGTGGGCGCACAACTTCCACATTTCCAAGGTTCCGGCGCAGGGGCAGCCTTACGTCAACCTGGGCCAGCACCTGGCGCAGACGCTGGGCAGGGGCTACCGCACGGTGGGATTCTCGTTTGGCGGTGGCGAACTGCGCGCCGTCCCCAGCGATCCGACGCAGGGGGCGGGTGGTCCGGTGACCCTGTCGGCCGCGCCCGCACCGCGCGATAGCCTGGACGCCCTGATCGCCGGAGACGCCCCTGCCGCCTACTTGGACGTGGCGCAGGCCAGGCAACACCCGGTGTTGAACACCTGGCTCGCGCAGCCCGTCGGCATCGCGGGCGTGGGGGCGGTGTATGCGCCGGGCCTGCCCACCGGGGCCAATATCGCGCTGCCACAGGCCTTTGACGGCGTGATCTTCGTGAAACAGAGCAGCGCTGCCAGAGCGCTGGAGGAGAAGTGAGCGCCATGAAACAGTCCAACCGGGATCGCCAGTGGGCCAGAATCCGCTGGGTAGAAGTCGCGTACAGCGCCATGCTGCTTGTGGTCATGATCGGCTTGTTTGGCTACGCTTCCTTCCGTCCAGCTTCCGATCTGGTCTTCTGGCTGGTCAGCGGCGTCACACTGCTGGCCGGGCTGGGTCTCCTGGCACGGCAGTATCAAGTGCTTGACGAACTGGGGAAGTTGCGCTTTCTGAAAGGTCTGGCGGTCAGTGGTGTCATCACCGTCTCAGGTTTGGCGTGGACGCTGTGGTGGGCTGCTTATCAGTCTGTGAAGCTGAACGGCGAAACGCAGGATCTCGGATCACCGGCCCTCTCCTTTGACGCCATCTATCTCTCGCTGCTGGCTGGTGTTATTGCGATGGTGGTGACCCAGCTGTACCTGCGTCGCCGGGAGAACAGCGGGGGATGAAAAACCGCATCAAGGTGCTGCGTGCCGAGAACGATCTGACCCAGGCGGAACTGGCCGACAAATTGGACGTGTCGCGCCAGACGGTCAACGCGCTGGAAACCGGGAAATATGATCCCAGCCTTCCACTGGCCTTCAAGCTGGCGCGGCTGTTCAAGGTACAGATTGAGGACATCTTTCTGGATGGCGGTGGCGAATGAAGCACCGTGCCAACGGACGTTCGTCGCACTTTGACTTCCGGTAAATGGGGTTACCAAAAAGGATCGGGGGTGGCGCAGCCAATGGTGTTGCTTCCTCGCCTAAGTAACAGCAAGCACAGGCCTCACTGACTCAGTGAGGCCTGTGCGTAAGGCCTCACTCCCTCACTGTGAGGCCCTCACTCACTGGATGAGCCCTCACAGTGAGGCCGCCATGTGTGATGCTGCCCAGACATGACGGCAGGTGAACGGTTGACGGCGGGACAGGTGGGCGAGCGTCTAGGCGTGAAGGTGGGCATGGTGCGCCGGTACGCGCTGGCCCTGGAGGCGGTGGCGGGGATCAGCCTGGAGGTTGACCCGATTCGGGGCCGGCTGTACCCGGTGGCCGCCGTCGAACTGCTGGAAGTCACACGGGCGCACCTGCTCACGCACCCTGGGCTGAGTGTTGAAGCGGCGATGAAGGCCGTCACTGGGCAGAGTGAAGGCAGTGAGGCCGCCCCGGTGCGAGTGCCTGGGGTGCTGACCAGCCGTGAGGATCTGGCCGAGCTGCTGCGCGAGGCCCTGGCCCCAGCACTCGCGCCGATCATGGCCGAGCTGACCAGCAGCCGTGAGGAGATCGAAGAGCTTCGCCGTGAACTGGCGGCTGCTCGGGAAGAGATCGGGGAGACCCGTGGACAACTGGCCCGCCTCGAAGTCACCACTCATGCGGCACTCCCACCCGTCACCGCAGACTCGCCGCCGACGGGCCTCCGTGGGTTGATTGTTCGATTGCTGGGTTACTAGAACAGTGTCCAGTGGATGCCCTGCGGAGCCGTCTAACGGCGCTCAGATTCTGATTCTGACTGTGGCGTTTCCTCAACTGGCACGGCAAAAAAATAGATTCTGCGGACGCGCCGTGGAATCTGATGCTGCTCTGGCAATTCACTGGCAAAAAGACCAACGAAAACCCGTGAGTGCCCAGGGCCACCGCTCAAGCTGCTGCCCGATGATCAGCAAAGAGGGGGTGGGCGGGGTCCATCTTGCGCTGAGCCAGCGAGAAGGCCTGGTGCAGGCTTGGTTCCACAAGCCCGTGACTTGTCGCTCAGTACACTTTGGTGTACTTTATGGCTGGCCGAGAGGCCGCCTCCATGACCCAGAAAGAACTGATCATCTACCGCACAGAGGAGGGCCGGGAGCCGTTGACCCGCTGGCGTCGGAAGCTGGGCGACCGGGTGACGGTGGCGCGCATTGATCGCCGCCTGGAACGCCTGAGCGCCGGTCAATATGGGGACGCCAAGGCGGTCGGAGACGGCGTGATCGAGCTGCGCCTGTTCTTCGGCCCCGGCTACCGGATCTACTTTGCCGAGGATGGCGAGCGCCTGGTGGTGCTGCTGTGCGGCGGCGACAAGGGCAGTCAGGACCGCGACATCGAGGCCGCCAAGGCGTACTGGCAGGACTACCAGCAGCACCGCCCGGACCCGGAAGCGTCAGATTCACAACCAGACCCACCCCAGGAGGAAGAGCCGTGAGAACCTACCGCAAATTTCAGGACGCGCTGATCGACGAGCTGCGCGCCGATCCCGAACAGGCGTTCGCCTACCTGCAAGTGGCCCTGGAGGAATTTGATCAGGACGGAGACCTTCAGCACCTGATGCTGGCGGTGCGGAATGTGGCCGAGGCGCGCGGTGGGGTGCCGGAGCTGGCGCGGCAGGTGGGCATAGGCAAGACCAGTCTGTACAAAGCGCTCTCCGAGGACGGCAACCCTACGCTCAGCACCATCAGCGCCGTGCTGCATGGACTGGGCTACCGGCTGGCCCTGGCCCCAGCCCAGCCGCGCGCCGCGTCCTGAAGGCTTCTTCTTCCTGCTCATTTCTCCAAAGACAACGGAAAAAGCGGCCCAGAGGCCGCTTTGATTCCTCCAATATAGGGCGGTATTCAGCCCCTGTCAAATGTATGCATTGAAAGCCGGACAAAAGTGTGCATATTCAGGGCATGACGCCCTCAGCGACGGTGGATATCGGTGGTCTGAGCGACTTCGTGCAGCCGTACCGCACCCTCTTCCGAGATCGGCGCCTCTTTGCTGCCTTCCAGGCGGCGCTGAGTGGCATCCTGGCCAGCGGCACCACGCGCCTGGCGCAGATGGCCCGCGTCGCCCCCGGTACGGGGGCGAGACCACAAGCGGAACGTCGACTGAGACGGCTGGTCCATCATGACCACCAACGCAGCGACCTGAACGCCGATACCCTGTTGAACCACATCCAGACGCAGGGTGCCACGCGGGTGGCCGGATCCGATGAAGTGATCGTCGTTCTGGACGGCTCCGATCTGCGCAAGCCGCACAGTCAGACCCTGGAATATCTGGACACGGTGCGGGATCTGAGGGGCCAGCCAGTCGCGGGCTACCGGACCCTGAATGCCATCGGTTTGACGCCTGATGGGCGTCAAACGCTGCTGTACCACACGCTGTACAGCACCCTGGCCCCAGGCTTCACCAGTGAGAATACGGTGGTGCTCCAGGCGCTCGAACAGCTCACGCGCGCCCTGCGATCCGCGG contains:
- a CDS encoding erythromycin esterase family protein, with product MRQLFLPLAITALTTQLAAAQTTDLPADLQARYDTLRQAYLTGDLQTLRSLYAPDATLLDVTNQPIPLEVALAASTAEALKVNRLDIRFQDVQLSDEKATIVNRQDMDAESVMNGTQVPLQVTALSEDVWRKVSGQWLITSSRVLESETRVAGQVIRQVAPPLLTDAQLAERRTALMTVARPIRSVAANAQNSDFSWLEGLTRGARLIGAGEGSHGTAEHFQLKDRLFRELVQKYGFTVFAIEADFDDGYAVDRFVRGEGPNDPDAATRAFDFWTWKTQEVRDLLVWMRQYNASRGDKPELRVVGIDMQDPRGSLDLLAQLAPPNAQVQAALKTLSDVTARDWTTLGEATPERRAVLKTQIIGLQTALAALPASTPQRATLLHLAETLRQGATFYAVPSTDSARSNLIRDAAMFGNTRTALDTLFPGQKAMLWAHNFHISKVPAQGQPYVNLGQHLAQTLGRGYRTVGFSFGGGELRAVPSDPTQGAGGPVTLSAAPAPRDSLDALIAGDAPAAYLDVAQARQHPVLNTWLAQPVGIAGVGAVYAPGLPTGANIALPQAFDGVIFVKQSSAARALEEK
- a CDS encoding helix-turn-helix transcriptional regulator, whose product is MKNRIKVLRAENDLTQAELADKLDVSRQTVNALETGKYDPSLPLAFKLARLFKVQIEDIFLDGGGE
- a CDS encoding type II toxin-antitoxin system RelE/ParE family toxin; amino-acid sequence: MTQKELIIYRTEEGREPLTRWRRKLGDRVTVARIDRRLERLSAGQYGDAKAVGDGVIELRLFFGPGYRIYFAEDGERLVVLLCGGDKGSQDRDIEAAKAYWQDYQQHRPDPEASDSQPDPPQEEEP
- a CDS encoding addiction module antidote protein: MRTYRKFQDALIDELRADPEQAFAYLQVALEEFDQDGDLQHLMLAVRNVAEARGGVPELARQVGIGKTSLYKALSEDGNPTLSTISAVLHGLGYRLALAPAQPRAAS